In Castanea sativa cultivar Marrone di Chiusa Pesio chromosome 6, ASM4071231v1, a single window of DNA contains:
- the LOC142639713 gene encoding uncharacterized protein LOC142639713, whose product MEVVIPVEVGLSSLRRAHYDESSNNNELRLNLDCLSEVRDEATLRMARYQQKMAKYHNKRVTLKRFNLDNMVLREVSQATRDPTQGKLGPTWEGPYEVIHYSRRGSYYLKDLDDNPLPRPWNVEHLKKYYQ is encoded by the coding sequence ATGGAGGTAGTTATTCCTGTCGAAGTGGGGTTGTCTAGCCTTAGGCGAGCCCATTATGATGAGAGTTCAAACAATAATGAGTTGAGACTAAATTTAGATTGTTTATCTGAAGTTAGAGATGAGGCAACCCTAAGGATGGCTCGATATCAGCAGAAGATGGCGAAGTACCACAATAAGAGGGTAACGCTCAAAAGGTTCAACCTTGACAATATGGTACTGCGAGAAGTCTCACAAGCCACTAGAGACCCAACCCAGGGGAAGTTAGGCCCTACTTGGGAAGGCCCATATGAGGTCATCCATTACTCAAGAAGAGGAAGCTACTACCTAAAGGACCTTGACGACAATCCATTGCCTCGTCCCTGGAATGTGGAGCACCTCAAGAAGTACTATCAATAG
- the LOC142638930 gene encoding uncharacterized protein LOC142638930 isoform X4 encodes MMATPLSSFNFNPSTSTSTNTKPHHQNPHYTYTCFLSNSQTQNPDLKLTITGPSRLCGQVPISGSKNSALAILAATLCCSGTCKLNNVPNVSDIRDMASILTSLGAQIHVSLSQCDGQYLVNTDGIHSLEPCSDAIRKIRGGFFVIGPLLARFGEATVALPGGCDIGARPVDLFIRGLRALGAIVYVRNGKVQARTENGRGLVGGRFQLEYPSVGATETLMMAACMADGVTVLSNVAQEPEVVDLACFLIESGACIEGAGSDRLIIKGKCQLHGVEFTISPDRIEAGTFMLAAAITRSCISVSRVIPSHLTCLIDKLLTSGCKIRQCNHDTFEISAASTDVKDLRAFDIKTSPFPGFPTDLQPQTMSLLTTCIGSSIMEECVFDKRMGHVKELRKLGARIQLCGSTALVFGKDKGSPLRGSQLVATDLRGGMALVLAGLTAQGTTEISGAAHIYRGYENFEMKFQFLGADIKRLIPLACTY; translated from the exons ATGATGGCCACACCATTATCATCCTTCAACTTCAACCCTTCAACTTCGACTTCAACAAATACAAAACCCCATCATCAAAACCCCCATTATACTTATACCTGCTTTTTGTCAAActctcaaacccaaaacccagaCCTAAAACTCACTATCACTGGGCCTTCTAGGCTGTGTGGCCAAGTCCCCATCAGTGGTTCCAAGAACTCAGCATTGGCCATTCTGGCTGCCACCCTTTGCTGCTCAGGCACTTGTAAGCTTAACAATGTCCCCAATGTATCAGATATTCGAGATATGGCTTCCATTTTGACCTCGTTGGGTGCCCAAATCCATGTCTCTCTGTCTCAATGTGATGGCCAATACTTGGTTAACACTGATGGGATCCACTCCCTCGAGCCTTGTTCCGATGCCATTCGCAAGATTCGAGGTGGATTCTTCGTCATCGGGCCTTTGCTGGCTCGTTTCGGCGAGGCCACTGTCGCATTGCCCGGCGGCTGCGACATCGGGGCTCGCCCTGTCGACTTGTTCATTCGAGGCCTTCGTGCTCTTGGTGCTATTGTTTATGTCAG GAATGGGAAAGTTCAAGCTCGTACAGAGAATGGCAGAGGATTGGTAGGGGGGAGATTCCAACTTGAATACCCCAGTGTTGGGGCAACTGAAACTCTTATGATGGCAGCATGTATGGCTGATGGAGTCACTGTACTCTCAAATGTTGCCCAA GAACCTGAGGTGGTTGATCTGGCTTGTTTTCTTATAGAGAGTGGGGCCTGTATAGAGGGAGCAGGAAGTGACCGGCTTATTATCAAGGGAAAGTGTCAATTGCACGGTGTTGAATTTACTATTTCACCTGATCGCATTGAAGCAGGCACCTTTATGCTTGCTGCAGCAATTACTCGCTCTTGCATCTCAGTGTCACGTGTCATCCCTTCCCATCTAACATGTTTGATAGACAAACTATTAACTTCTGGTTGCAAAATCAGACAGTGCAACCATGACACTTTTGAG ATTTCAGCAGCCTCTACAGATGTTAAAGATCTGCGAGCTTTTGATATTAAGACAAGCCCATTTCCTGGGTTTCCTACGGATCTTCAACCTCAAACAATGTCTCTACTGACGACATGCATCGGTTCTAGCATCATGGAGGAATGTGTATTTGACAAACGTATGGGTCATG TAAAAGAACTGCGTAAGCTTGGAGCAAGAATTCAGCTTTGTGGGAGCACTGCTCTAGTTTTTGGGAAAGATAAAGGGAG tCCCTTGCGTGGTTCTCAACTAGTTGCAACTGATTTAAGAGGTGGGATGGCACTGGTATTAGCAGGATTGACAGCACAAGGAACTACAGAGATCAGTGGTGCTGCTCATATTTACAGAGGTTATGAGAATTTTGAGATGAAGTTTCAGTTTCTAGGAGCTGATATCAAAAGATTGATTCCCCTTGCATGTACATACTAG
- the LOC142638930 gene encoding uncharacterized protein LOC142638930 isoform X2, translating to MHSYTVHILINFIFSYFFIQNGSHNIIYIFKNYFITVFSIFSTKFYPNEAIVTQITKHHKPVTETAHTHKSQLVMMATPLSSFNFNPSTSTSTNTKPHHQNPHYTYTCFLSNSQTQNPDLKLTITGPSRLCGQVPISGSKNSALAILAATLCCSGTCKLNNVPNVSDIRDMASILTSLGAQIHVSLSQCDGQYLVNTDGIHSLEPCSDAIRKIRGGFFVIGPLLARFGEATVALPGGCDIGARPVDLFIRGLRALGAIVYVRNGKVQARTENGRGLVGGRFQLEYPSVGATETLMMAACMADGVTVLSNVAQEPEVVDLACFLIESGACIEGAGSDRLIIKGKCQLHGVEFTISPDRIEAGTFMLAAAITRSCISVSRVIPSHLTCLIDKLLTSGCKIRQCNHDTFEISAASTDVKDLRAFDIKTSPFPGFPTDLQPQTMSLLTTCIGSSIMEECVFDKRMGHELRKLGARIQLCGSTALVFGKDKGSPLRGSQLVATDLRGGMALVLAGLTAQGTTEISGAAHIYRGYENFEMKFQFLGADIKRLIPLACTY from the exons ATGCATTCGTATACTGTTCACATactcataaattttattttcagttatttttttattcaaaatgggtctcacaatattatttatatatttaaaaattattttattacagtgttttcaattttcagcactaagttctatccaaacgaagCTATAGTGACACAGATAACGAAGCATCATAAACCTGTCACAGAAACAGCTCACACTCACAAGTCACAGCTTGTGATGATGGCCACACCATTATCATCCTTCAACTTCAACCCTTCAACTTCGACTTCAACAAATACAAAACCCCATCATCAAAACCCCCATTATACTTATACCTGCTTTTTGTCAAActctcaaacccaaaacccagaCCTAAAACTCACTATCACTGGGCCTTCTAGGCTGTGTGGCCAAGTCCCCATCAGTGGTTCCAAGAACTCAGCATTGGCCATTCTGGCTGCCACCCTTTGCTGCTCAGGCACTTGTAAGCTTAACAATGTCCCCAATGTATCAGATATTCGAGATATGGCTTCCATTTTGACCTCGTTGGGTGCCCAAATCCATGTCTCTCTGTCTCAATGTGATGGCCAATACTTGGTTAACACTGATGGGATCCACTCCCTCGAGCCTTGTTCCGATGCCATTCGCAAGATTCGAGGTGGATTCTTCGTCATCGGGCCTTTGCTGGCTCGTTTCGGCGAGGCCACTGTCGCATTGCCCGGCGGCTGCGACATCGGGGCTCGCCCTGTCGACTTGTTCATTCGAGGCCTTCGTGCTCTTGGTGCTATTGTTTATGTCAG GAATGGGAAAGTTCAAGCTCGTACAGAGAATGGCAGAGGATTGGTAGGGGGGAGATTCCAACTTGAATACCCCAGTGTTGGGGCAACTGAAACTCTTATGATGGCAGCATGTATGGCTGATGGAGTCACTGTACTCTCAAATGTTGCCCAA GAACCTGAGGTGGTTGATCTGGCTTGTTTTCTTATAGAGAGTGGGGCCTGTATAGAGGGAGCAGGAAGTGACCGGCTTATTATCAAGGGAAAGTGTCAATTGCACGGTGTTGAATTTACTATTTCACCTGATCGCATTGAAGCAGGCACCTTTATGCTTGCTGCAGCAATTACTCGCTCTTGCATCTCAGTGTCACGTGTCATCCCTTCCCATCTAACATGTTTGATAGACAAACTATTAACTTCTGGTTGCAAAATCAGACAGTGCAACCATGACACTTTTGAG ATTTCAGCAGCCTCTACAGATGTTAAAGATCTGCGAGCTTTTGATATTAAGACAAGCCCATTTCCTGGGTTTCCTACGGATCTTCAACCTCAAACAATGTCTCTACTGACGACATGCATCGGTTCTAGCATCATGGAGGAATGTGTATTTGACAAACGTATGGGTCATG AACTGCGTAAGCTTGGAGCAAGAATTCAGCTTTGTGGGAGCACTGCTCTAGTTTTTGGGAAAGATAAAGGGAG tCCCTTGCGTGGTTCTCAACTAGTTGCAACTGATTTAAGAGGTGGGATGGCACTGGTATTAGCAGGATTGACAGCACAAGGAACTACAGAGATCAGTGGTGCTGCTCATATTTACAGAGGTTATGAGAATTTTGAGATGAAGTTTCAGTTTCTAGGAGCTGATATCAAAAGATTGATTCCCCTTGCATGTACATACTAG
- the LOC142638930 gene encoding uncharacterized protein LOC142638930 isoform X3: protein MHSYTVHILINFIFSYFFIQNGSHNIIYIFKNYFITVFSIFSTKFYPNEAIVTQITKHHKPVTETAHTHKSQLVMMATPLSSFNFNPSTSTSTNTKPHHQNPHYTYTCFLSNSQTQNPDLKLTITGPSRLCGQVPISGSKNSALAILAATLCCSGTCKLNNVPNVSDIRDMASILTSLGAQIHVSLSQCDGQYLVNTDGIHSLEPCSDAIRKIRGGFFVIGPLLARFGEATVALPGGCDIGARPVDLFIRGLRALGAIVYVRNGKVQARTENGRGLVGGRFQLEYPSVGATETLMMAACMADGVTVLSNVAQEPEVVDLACFLIESGACIEGAGSDRLIIKGKCQLHGVEFTISPDRIEAGTFMLAAAITRSCISVSRVIPSHLTCLIDKLLTSGCKIRQCNHDTFEISAASTDVKDLRAFDIKTSPFPGFPTDLQPQTMSLLTTCIGSSIMEECVFDKLKELRKLGARIQLCGSTALVFGKDKGSPLRGSQLVATDLRGGMALVLAGLTAQGTTEISGAAHIYRGYENFEMKFQFLGADIKRLIPLACTY from the exons ATGCATTCGTATACTGTTCACATactcataaattttattttcagttatttttttattcaaaatgggtctcacaatattatttatatatttaaaaattattttattacagtgttttcaattttcagcactaagttctatccaaacgaagCTATAGTGACACAGATAACGAAGCATCATAAACCTGTCACAGAAACAGCTCACACTCACAAGTCACAGCTTGTGATGATGGCCACACCATTATCATCCTTCAACTTCAACCCTTCAACTTCGACTTCAACAAATACAAAACCCCATCATCAAAACCCCCATTATACTTATACCTGCTTTTTGTCAAActctcaaacccaaaacccagaCCTAAAACTCACTATCACTGGGCCTTCTAGGCTGTGTGGCCAAGTCCCCATCAGTGGTTCCAAGAACTCAGCATTGGCCATTCTGGCTGCCACCCTTTGCTGCTCAGGCACTTGTAAGCTTAACAATGTCCCCAATGTATCAGATATTCGAGATATGGCTTCCATTTTGACCTCGTTGGGTGCCCAAATCCATGTCTCTCTGTCTCAATGTGATGGCCAATACTTGGTTAACACTGATGGGATCCACTCCCTCGAGCCTTGTTCCGATGCCATTCGCAAGATTCGAGGTGGATTCTTCGTCATCGGGCCTTTGCTGGCTCGTTTCGGCGAGGCCACTGTCGCATTGCCCGGCGGCTGCGACATCGGGGCTCGCCCTGTCGACTTGTTCATTCGAGGCCTTCGTGCTCTTGGTGCTATTGTTTATGTCAG GAATGGGAAAGTTCAAGCTCGTACAGAGAATGGCAGAGGATTGGTAGGGGGGAGATTCCAACTTGAATACCCCAGTGTTGGGGCAACTGAAACTCTTATGATGGCAGCATGTATGGCTGATGGAGTCACTGTACTCTCAAATGTTGCCCAA GAACCTGAGGTGGTTGATCTGGCTTGTTTTCTTATAGAGAGTGGGGCCTGTATAGAGGGAGCAGGAAGTGACCGGCTTATTATCAAGGGAAAGTGTCAATTGCACGGTGTTGAATTTACTATTTCACCTGATCGCATTGAAGCAGGCACCTTTATGCTTGCTGCAGCAATTACTCGCTCTTGCATCTCAGTGTCACGTGTCATCCCTTCCCATCTAACATGTTTGATAGACAAACTATTAACTTCTGGTTGCAAAATCAGACAGTGCAACCATGACACTTTTGAG ATTTCAGCAGCCTCTACAGATGTTAAAGATCTGCGAGCTTTTGATATTAAGACAAGCCCATTTCCTGGGTTTCCTACGGATCTTCAACCTCAAACAATGTCTCTACTGACGACATGCATCGGTTCTAGCATCATGGAGGAATGTGTATTTGACAAAC TAAAAGAACTGCGTAAGCTTGGAGCAAGAATTCAGCTTTGTGGGAGCACTGCTCTAGTTTTTGGGAAAGATAAAGGGAG tCCCTTGCGTGGTTCTCAACTAGTTGCAACTGATTTAAGAGGTGGGATGGCACTGGTATTAGCAGGATTGACAGCACAAGGAACTACAGAGATCAGTGGTGCTGCTCATATTTACAGAGGTTATGAGAATTTTGAGATGAAGTTTCAGTTTCTAGGAGCTGATATCAAAAGATTGATTCCCCTTGCATGTACATACTAG
- the LOC142638930 gene encoding uncharacterized protein LOC142638930 isoform X1 produces MHSYTVHILINFIFSYFFIQNGSHNIIYIFKNYFITVFSIFSTKFYPNEAIVTQITKHHKPVTETAHTHKSQLVMMATPLSSFNFNPSTSTSTNTKPHHQNPHYTYTCFLSNSQTQNPDLKLTITGPSRLCGQVPISGSKNSALAILAATLCCSGTCKLNNVPNVSDIRDMASILTSLGAQIHVSLSQCDGQYLVNTDGIHSLEPCSDAIRKIRGGFFVIGPLLARFGEATVALPGGCDIGARPVDLFIRGLRALGAIVYVRNGKVQARTENGRGLVGGRFQLEYPSVGATETLMMAACMADGVTVLSNVAQEPEVVDLACFLIESGACIEGAGSDRLIIKGKCQLHGVEFTISPDRIEAGTFMLAAAITRSCISVSRVIPSHLTCLIDKLLTSGCKIRQCNHDTFEISAASTDVKDLRAFDIKTSPFPGFPTDLQPQTMSLLTTCIGSSIMEECVFDKRMGHVKELRKLGARIQLCGSTALVFGKDKGSPLRGSQLVATDLRGGMALVLAGLTAQGTTEISGAAHIYRGYENFEMKFQFLGADIKRLIPLACTY; encoded by the exons ATGCATTCGTATACTGTTCACATactcataaattttattttcagttatttttttattcaaaatgggtctcacaatattatttatatatttaaaaattattttattacagtgttttcaattttcagcactaagttctatccaaacgaagCTATAGTGACACAGATAACGAAGCATCATAAACCTGTCACAGAAACAGCTCACACTCACAAGTCACAGCTTGTGATGATGGCCACACCATTATCATCCTTCAACTTCAACCCTTCAACTTCGACTTCAACAAATACAAAACCCCATCATCAAAACCCCCATTATACTTATACCTGCTTTTTGTCAAActctcaaacccaaaacccagaCCTAAAACTCACTATCACTGGGCCTTCTAGGCTGTGTGGCCAAGTCCCCATCAGTGGTTCCAAGAACTCAGCATTGGCCATTCTGGCTGCCACCCTTTGCTGCTCAGGCACTTGTAAGCTTAACAATGTCCCCAATGTATCAGATATTCGAGATATGGCTTCCATTTTGACCTCGTTGGGTGCCCAAATCCATGTCTCTCTGTCTCAATGTGATGGCCAATACTTGGTTAACACTGATGGGATCCACTCCCTCGAGCCTTGTTCCGATGCCATTCGCAAGATTCGAGGTGGATTCTTCGTCATCGGGCCTTTGCTGGCTCGTTTCGGCGAGGCCACTGTCGCATTGCCCGGCGGCTGCGACATCGGGGCTCGCCCTGTCGACTTGTTCATTCGAGGCCTTCGTGCTCTTGGTGCTATTGTTTATGTCAG GAATGGGAAAGTTCAAGCTCGTACAGAGAATGGCAGAGGATTGGTAGGGGGGAGATTCCAACTTGAATACCCCAGTGTTGGGGCAACTGAAACTCTTATGATGGCAGCATGTATGGCTGATGGAGTCACTGTACTCTCAAATGTTGCCCAA GAACCTGAGGTGGTTGATCTGGCTTGTTTTCTTATAGAGAGTGGGGCCTGTATAGAGGGAGCAGGAAGTGACCGGCTTATTATCAAGGGAAAGTGTCAATTGCACGGTGTTGAATTTACTATTTCACCTGATCGCATTGAAGCAGGCACCTTTATGCTTGCTGCAGCAATTACTCGCTCTTGCATCTCAGTGTCACGTGTCATCCCTTCCCATCTAACATGTTTGATAGACAAACTATTAACTTCTGGTTGCAAAATCAGACAGTGCAACCATGACACTTTTGAG ATTTCAGCAGCCTCTACAGATGTTAAAGATCTGCGAGCTTTTGATATTAAGACAAGCCCATTTCCTGGGTTTCCTACGGATCTTCAACCTCAAACAATGTCTCTACTGACGACATGCATCGGTTCTAGCATCATGGAGGAATGTGTATTTGACAAACGTATGGGTCATG TAAAAGAACTGCGTAAGCTTGGAGCAAGAATTCAGCTTTGTGGGAGCACTGCTCTAGTTTTTGGGAAAGATAAAGGGAG tCCCTTGCGTGGTTCTCAACTAGTTGCAACTGATTTAAGAGGTGGGATGGCACTGGTATTAGCAGGATTGACAGCACAAGGAACTACAGAGATCAGTGGTGCTGCTCATATTTACAGAGGTTATGAGAATTTTGAGATGAAGTTTCAGTTTCTAGGAGCTGATATCAAAAGATTGATTCCCCTTGCATGTACATACTAG